In Drosophila pseudoobscura strain MV-25-SWS-2005 chromosome 4, UCI_Dpse_MV25, whole genome shotgun sequence, the following proteins share a genomic window:
- the mmy gene encoding UDP-N-acetylhexosamine pyrophosphorylase-like protein 1 isoform X1 yields MGRHNYNLLQHQHTNVRRHRNASVGGTTKSTPVIPTPTMTDYQSLRMRLDPVHQEHLLKFWDELTPDKRADLVRDIEELNLDEIKKYFDRATVSMNENGIKLDDRLQPIPEGKVISIARTPEDKLASYRDEGLRQISNGHVAVLLMAGGQGTRLGFDHPKGMYDVGLQSRKSLFRIQAERILKLQELAQEANGKLGQIIWYIMTSEHTVQPTYDYFVANNFFGLKPENVLLFEQGSLPCFEYDGRIILDEKHRVARAPDGNGGIFRAMKRQGILEDMQKRGVLYLHAHSVDNILIRVADPVFIGFCVQEKADCAAKVVEKAAPNEPVGVVAIVDGKYQVVEYSEISAKTAEMRNSDGRLTFSAGNICNHFFSSSFLQDIGNKFEQELKLHVAKKKIPFVDNAGKRLTPDKPNGIKIEKFVFDVFGFAQKFVAMEVPRDEEFSALKNADVAGKDCPSTARSDLHRLHKKYIENAGGIVHGDICEISPFVTYAGENLVSQVEGKSFTSPVYLRDTRDPLHGHL; encoded by the exons ATGGGTCGCCACAATTACAATTtgctgcagcaccagcacacTAATGTGCGGCGCCATCGCAATG CCAGCGTTGGTGGCACCACAAAATCCACACCAGTAATACCCACACCAACCATGACGGACTACCAGTCGCTGAGGATGCGACTCGACCCGGTGCACCAGGAGCATCTGCTGAAGTTTTGGGACGAGCTGACACCTGACAAACGCGCCGATTTGGTGCGGGACATCGAGGAACTGAATCTGGATGAGATCAAAAAGTATTTCGATCGGGCCACCGTCTCGATGAACGAGAATGGTATTAAGTTGGACGATCGCCTTCAGCCCATACCCGAGGGCAAGGTGATATCCATTGCACGGACCCCTGAGGATAAGCTGGCCTCCTATCGGGATGAGGGACTGCGTCAGATCAGCAACGGACATGTCGCTGTGCTGCTTATGGCGGGCGGACAAG GCACACGACTTGGCTTCGATCATCCCAAGGGAATGTACGATGTTGGACTGCAGTCGAGAAAATCTCTGTTCCGCATCCAGGCCGAACGCATTCTGAAGCTGCAGGAGCTGGCCCAGGAGGCGAACGGAAAGCTTGGACAGATTATCTGGTATATCATGACGTCGGAGCACACAGTCCAACCGACGTACGACTACTTTGTGGCCAACAACTTCTTCGGATTGAAGCCGGAGAATGTGTTGCTCTTCGAGCAGGGCTCACTTCCATGCTTCGAATACGATGGACGCATCATTCTGGACGAGAAGCATCGAGTGGCACGTGCCCCGGACGGAAACGGAGGCATCTTCAGGGCCATGAAGCGCCAGGGCATACTGGAGGACATGCAGAAGCGCGGAGTGCTCTACTTGCATGCCCATAGTGTGGACAATATACTGATCAGGGTGGCCGATCCCGTCTTCATTGGCTTCTGTGTGCAGGAGAAGGCCGATTGCGCTGCCAAGGTGGTGGAGAAGGCAGCCCCCAATGAGCCCGTGGGCGTGGTGGCCATTGTCGACGGCAAGTACCAGGTGGTCGAGTACAGTGAGATCTCCGCCAAGACAGCGGAGATGCGCAACTCAGACGGAAGGCTGACCTTCAGTGCTGGGAATATTTGCAATCACTTCTTCAGCTCGAGCTTCCTGCAGGATATCGGCAACAAATTCGAGCAAGAGCTGAAGCTGCACGTGGCCAAAAAGAAGATCCCCTTTGTGGACAATGCCGGGAAGCGCCTGACCCCGGACAAGCCCAATGGCATAAAGATCGAAAAGTTTGTGTTCGATGTGTTCGGATTTGCCCAAAAGTTTGTGGCCATGGAAGTGCCGCGTGACGAAGAGTTTAGCGCTCTGAAGAATGCCGATGTGGCCGGCAAGGACTGCCCCAGCACGGCCCGGTCCGACCTGCACCGGCTGCACAAGAAGTACATTGAAAACGCCGGCGGCATTGTGCACGGTGACATCTGTGAGATCTCGCCGTTCGTCACGTACGCCGGGGAGAATCTCGTCTCGCAGGTCGAGGGCAAATCGTTCACCAGTCCCGTTTATCTGAGGGACACACGCGATCCTCTGCACGGACATCTTTGA
- the mmy gene encoding UDP-N-acetylhexosamine pyrophosphorylase isoform X2, with the protein MTDYQSLRMRLDPVHQEHLLKFWDELTPDKRADLVRDIEELNLDEIKKYFDRATVSMNENGIKLDDRLQPIPEGKVISIARTPEDKLASYRDEGLRQISNGHVAVLLMAGGQGTRLGFDHPKGMYDVGLQSRKSLFRIQAERILKLQELAQEANGKLGQIIWYIMTSEHTVQPTYDYFVANNFFGLKPENVLLFEQGSLPCFEYDGRIILDEKHRVARAPDGNGGIFRAMKRQGILEDMQKRGVLYLHAHSVDNILIRVADPVFIGFCVQEKADCAAKVVEKAAPNEPVGVVAIVDGKYQVVEYSEISAKTAEMRNSDGRLTFSAGNICNHFFSSSFLQDIGNKFEQELKLHVAKKKIPFVDNAGKRLTPDKPNGIKIEKFVFDVFGFAQKFVAMEVPRDEEFSALKNADVAGKDCPSTARSDLHRLHKKYIENAGGIVHGDICEISPFVTYAGENLVSQVEGKSFTSPVYLRDTRDPLHGHL; encoded by the exons ATGACGGACTACCAGTCGCTGAGGATGCGACTCGACCCGGTGCACCAGGAGCATCTGCTGAAGTTTTGGGACGAGCTGACACCTGACAAACGCGCCGATTTGGTGCGGGACATCGAGGAACTGAATCTGGATGAGATCAAAAAGTATTTCGATCGGGCCACCGTCTCGATGAACGAGAATGGTATTAAGTTGGACGATCGCCTTCAGCCCATACCCGAGGGCAAGGTGATATCCATTGCACGGACCCCTGAGGATAAGCTGGCCTCCTATCGGGATGAGGGACTGCGTCAGATCAGCAACGGACATGTCGCTGTGCTGCTTATGGCGGGCGGACAAG GCACACGACTTGGCTTCGATCATCCCAAGGGAATGTACGATGTTGGACTGCAGTCGAGAAAATCTCTGTTCCGCATCCAGGCCGAACGCATTCTGAAGCTGCAGGAGCTGGCCCAGGAGGCGAACGGAAAGCTTGGACAGATTATCTGGTATATCATGACGTCGGAGCACACAGTCCAACCGACGTACGACTACTTTGTGGCCAACAACTTCTTCGGATTGAAGCCGGAGAATGTGTTGCTCTTCGAGCAGGGCTCACTTCCATGCTTCGAATACGATGGACGCATCATTCTGGACGAGAAGCATCGAGTGGCACGTGCCCCGGACGGAAACGGAGGCATCTTCAGGGCCATGAAGCGCCAGGGCATACTGGAGGACATGCAGAAGCGCGGAGTGCTCTACTTGCATGCCCATAGTGTGGACAATATACTGATCAGGGTGGCCGATCCCGTCTTCATTGGCTTCTGTGTGCAGGAGAAGGCCGATTGCGCTGCCAAGGTGGTGGAGAAGGCAGCCCCCAATGAGCCCGTGGGCGTGGTGGCCATTGTCGACGGCAAGTACCAGGTGGTCGAGTACAGTGAGATCTCCGCCAAGACAGCGGAGATGCGCAACTCAGACGGAAGGCTGACCTTCAGTGCTGGGAATATTTGCAATCACTTCTTCAGCTCGAGCTTCCTGCAGGATATCGGCAACAAATTCGAGCAAGAGCTGAAGCTGCACGTGGCCAAAAAGAAGATCCCCTTTGTGGACAATGCCGGGAAGCGCCTGACCCCGGACAAGCCCAATGGCATAAAGATCGAAAAGTTTGTGTTCGATGTGTTCGGATTTGCCCAAAAGTTTGTGGCCATGGAAGTGCCGCGTGACGAAGAGTTTAGCGCTCTGAAGAATGCCGATGTGGCCGGCAAGGACTGCCCCAGCACGGCCCGGTCCGACCTGCACCGGCTGCACAAGAAGTACATTGAAAACGCCGGCGGCATTGTGCACGGTGACATCTGTGAGATCTCGCCGTTCGTCACGTACGCCGGGGAGAATCTCGTCTCGCAGGTCGAGGGCAAATCGTTCACCAGTCCCGTTTATCTGAGGGACACACGCGATCCTCTGCACGGACATCTTTGA